AACTTCATACTTAATGCGATCGTCAGTGCGGTCAAAATCATTAAAATAAATCGCATTTTTTTAATGTTAATGCCTTCTACTTGGGCTAATTCAGGCGAAACTGTGGTGGAGAGTAAGGCTTGCCAGAAGTAAAGTAGAGTGCCTAATACAATGATTACGCCAGCAGCAATATAAGGTAAATCGTTAAAATTAATGGCGAGTAAATCCCCAAAAAGATAACTCATTAAATCGACTCGGACATTTTTAAGTAAGCCAACCGTAACCACGCCAAGTGAAAGACAACTGTGCGCGATAATGCCTAAAAGGGTATCCACTGAAAATTGCGTGTTACTTTCGAGCCATACCATTAATACGGCGAGAATAATCGTCAAAATTACAATGGCAACATAAGGGTTAATTTGTAGGAAAATGCCTAACGCCACACCGAGTAAGGCTGAGTGGGAAAGGGTATCACCAAAATAAGCCATTTTACGCCACACCACAAAAGCACCGAGTGGTGCGGTAATTAAGGAAAGCAGTAAGCCCGTAAGCAAGGCGGGAAATAAAATCTCAAACATGATTTTTCCTTATTGTTGGCATTCTGATGGATTGGCACTGCAACTACAAACATCACCGTGCATATTATGGTGATGGTTATGGTGGTGCGTATAAAAGCCCATATTTTGTGAGATTTGATTGCCCCAAAGACGCATAAATTTGGGATCATTGGATAGGCTTTCTGGTGTGCCGGCACAGCAAATGTGTTGATTGATGCACAACACTTCTTTACTGTCCGCCATCACGATATGCAAATCATGGGAAACCATTAAAACCGCACAGTTTAAGGTTTGTTGAGTACGATGAATCAGCTGATAAAGTTCAGCTTGACCATTAATATCCACGCCTTGAGTTGGTTCATCTAGCACCAGTAAATTGGGTTTATTTAAAATCGCACGGGCCAATAATACACGTTGCATCTCGCCACCAGAGAGTTTTTGCATATTATTTTTTCTCAAATGAGTGATAGAGAGTTGCTCAAGTGCGGTTGATATTTCTTGCGTTTTAACACCTTTTTTGAGCGCCAGAAAACGCTCAACCGTCATTGGTAAGCTGTGATCGAGGTGAATTTTTTGTGGGACATAGCCAATTCTGACATTAGCGCTATAAATCACCTCACCAGATGTTGGCGTTTGCAATTTTAATAAGGTTTTTAAGAGGGTTGATTTTCCCCCACCATTTGGCCCTACAATGGTGATAATGGAATTGGGATAAATGCTGAGATTAATGTCCCGCAATGCGGTTTTTTGTTCAAAGACCACATTGATATTTTTCAGTGTAATTAATGGTGTGGGTTGGGCTGGTTGAATGGCGCGAATCTGCATAATTCCCCCTTTAAAAATGGCTCACTAAAATAGCTCATTTCCGCCTTTTTCTCAAGAAATTCCGACTATGCCTAATATTTAGGCATAAGATTTCACATTTTTAGGGTAAAATGAATTTTTCCTAGAGTTTGTAGTCTGAAAAACGAAAATCTTTTTTACTCATTTTAAAGGTATCTATTTTGCAACACGTTAAATTAGCCAGAGATCGACGGAAAAGAAAATCCC
The sequence above is a segment of the Haemophilus parainfluenzae genome. Coding sequences within it:
- the znuB gene encoding zinc ABC transporter permease subunit ZnuB encodes the protein MFEILFPALLTGLLLSLITAPLGAFVVWRKMAYFGDTLSHSALLGVALGIFLQINPYVAIVILTIILAVLMVWLESNTQFSVDTLLGIIAHSCLSLGVVTVGLLKNVRVDLMSYLFGDLLAINFNDLPYIAAGVIIVLGTLLYFWQALLSTTVSPELAQVEGINIKKMRFILMILTALTIALSMKFVGALIITSLLIIPAATARRFAKTPEQVVFIAILISMLSVVGGLFLSAFYDTAAGPSVVICSAFLFLLSLLKKEYL
- the znuC gene encoding zinc ABC transporter ATP-binding protein ZnuC, producing MQIRAIQPAQPTPLITLKNINVVFEQKTALRDINLSIYPNSIITIVGPNGGGKSTLLKTLLKLQTPTSGEVIYSANVRIGYVPQKIHLDHSLPMTVERFLALKKGVKTQEISTALEQLSITHLRKNNMQKLSGGEMQRVLLARAILNKPNLLVLDEPTQGVDINGQAELYQLIHRTQQTLNCAVLMVSHDLHIVMADSKEVLCINQHICCAGTPESLSNDPKFMRLWGNQISQNMGFYTHHHNHHHNMHGDVCSCSANPSECQQ